In the genome of Pseudomonas sp. B33.4, the window GCGTGATCAGCGCATCAAGGACCTGGCCAAGCGTGTCGACGATTACCAGAACGGCAACGTGCGCATGGGCGAAGCCCTGCATGAGCTGCGCGCGGTCGTCGGTCCATTGCCGGACAAAATCGTTCAGCTGGAACAGCGCGATCCATCCAGCCTGTCATTCGCCCAGGCGGCGAAACTGGTGGGCATGGGTGCGAGCGTTGATGAACTGACTCAGTCCTGCGGGTTGACCCAGGCTGAGGCGGAGTTGATGCGCAAGTTGCACAAGAACTAGAAGCAAGATCAAAAGATCGCAGCCTTCGGCAGCTCCTACAGGGAAACGCATTCCAATGTAGGAGCTGCCGAAGGCTGCGATCTTTTGCTTTTAAGGCTTAGTAATCATCGCCGCGCAGGGTCACATCCTTCTCGACCATCGGCGCATTCGGGTCCTGCCCTTCGGGGAATTTGCCCTTCAGATTCCACGCAAACGCAATGATCTCGGCGATCGTCCGGTAAAGCTCCTCTGGAATGCTGTCGCCCAGTTCCATCCGCGCCAACAAGCGCACCAATTCGGCATTTTCATAGATCGGCACCTCGCAATCGCGAGCGATGCGCAGGATTTCTTCGGCCAGTTCGTCATCACCCTTGGCGGTGAGTGTCGGGGCGTGGTTGCCGTCGTACTTGAGGGCGATGGCCTGGCGTGGGGCAGTGGAATCGTTCATGCGGTTTCGTCGACCCAGCGGTGTTCGAGACGGGTTTGGTTGCCTTGCGGCGGGGTGCCGAGGTGGCAGTCGATGTCGCCGACGTTGAGCCCGCGATCAAGCAGGCGCTGGCGCAAGGCGAACAGGTTGTTTTCGATCAGGTCCGCCGTGTACGGCCGTTCGGCCCACAGTTGGCTGGACAGGCTGCCGGCGATCAGTTGCGCCTGAATCTGCATCGGCCCGAGCGGTTCCATGTCGAATGCCAGATCGACGCGCCACAGTTGCTGTTTGGGCTCGCGCTCGTCGCGACGTTCATTCGGTTGCGGCTCTCGCTCCGGCGCTTCTTCACGCTGAAACTTGACCTGCAGCGGCACGATGTCCTGCAGATTGCGCATGGGAATTTCCAGCTGCCAGGTGCTGAGCAGGCGTCCGTCATCAGTAACGCCGGTTTGTTCCAGGCTCGACAGTTGATGGCTTTGCAGGCGCGAAACGGCGGCGGCGGCGAGGCGAAGCAACTGTTCCAGATCGCCTTCGCCGTCCAGGCTTTGCAGCAAACGCTCGGGCAGCGGGAAACTGCTGGGTACCGGTTTCGCGCTGACCTGGCCGAGCATGCCGAGGGCGTTGCGCACGAAACTAGGCAGCGCTTGCGCCAGGGTGTTGGCGGCGATGATCGCGTTGAAACTGGTGCTGTTCGGCAGGCCCGGCGTCAGTTGTGCGATCAGCTTGAGCAGATCGGCCTTCATGTCCTGGGCCAGCGTCGGGTTCTGTCCGCTCAGCAGTTTGGCTTCGAGGAACACGCCGCTGTTGGCCAAGGCCAGCGCCACGCCTTTGGCGGTGCTCAGCTGTTGCACGTCCGGAAGGCCGGCGAGCAATTTGTCGACCACTGCGCGCAAATCTGCAGAGGTCGAGTCATCGGCTGGCGGCAGATTCTGTAGTGCGTTCAGCAGCCCGTTGAGCGAAGCCTGCCGACTTTGCTGGCCGACCAGTTGCTGACTCACGGCGAGTTGTTCCTGACGACTGCTCATCGGCAAGAACTTGAGGGTTTGAGCGTCTTCCACCAGCGCCGAAAGCAAGGTGCCAATGCGCAGCGGCTGCGGGCTGTCGATGGTCAGAGTGCTGCCGCTCTGCGCAGTGTTGAGCAGCGTGACCAGCGAACGGAATACCGCGGCTTGCCCCGGCGTCTGCGGCAGTATTTGCGAGGTCAGCACCTTGCCTTGCAGCAGCGTGCCGACCGGCAACTGCGCGGTATCGATGCGGGTGAGGGCGGCGACGCTGCTGGCGATGGCCTGCTGCACGGTTATCGCCAGGTTGCCCGCCGAGGGCTGAGTGATCGCCAGACTGGTGCCTTGCGGCAGCGGCAGATTGCTGGTCGCTTGCACGGTGGTCTGGCGTCCGCCGTCGACGGTCACCTTGAGCAATAACTGAAAAGTCTGATCCGCCTGCTTGAGCGACAACACCTCGGCCTTGGCGCTTTGCCCGGCGGCAATCAGGCCTTCGACCGGGGTCAGCAGCTTGAGTAGCTCACCGACCTGCGGGCGAGCGGTCGCCGGGGTAGTGGGCGGGAGCGGGAGGATGTTCATTTCGCCTGTCATACGCGGACACAACCTGAGGAAATTGCACTCTTGAGAGTAAGGCACGGCATGTATAATGCCGCCCGTCTTGCGCTTCGTTCAAAAAACATAGCAATTGTTTGACCCAGCTCTCTAGATCGAGCCGTCAATGCATCTATGCTGCATCTCTTTAACGGCCGCGCCAGAGCCGACTTGAACCGTATAAGGCCCGTGATCCCTTGACCAGTCCTGTCCTGCAAACCGTTGCCCTCGCGTGTGAACGTGATCTGCGGCTGCTCTTCGAAAATCTCGAATTGAGACTGGCCAGTGGCGATATGGTGCAGATCAGCGGCCCCAACGGCAGCGGTAAAACCAGCCTGTTACGTTTACTGTCGGGGCT includes:
- a CDS encoding DUF2802 domain-containing protein; the protein is MILEVAVIVLFLFWAGTLAMFVSYIKAQRVIAAQQAQGDALRDQRIKDLAKRVDDYQNGNVRMGEALHELRAVVGPLPDKIVQLEQRDPSSLSFAQAAKLVGMGASVDELTQSCGLTQAEAELMRKLHKN
- a CDS encoding EscU/YscU/HrcU family type III secretion system export apparatus switch protein, yielding MNDSTAPRQAIALKYDGNHAPTLTAKGDDELAEEILRIARDCEVPIYENAELVRLLARMELGDSIPEELYRTIAEIIAFAWNLKGKFPEGQDPNAPMVEKDVTLRGDDY
- a CDS encoding flagellar hook-length control protein FliK, producing the protein MTGEMNILPLPPTTPATARPQVGELLKLLTPVEGLIAAGQSAKAEVLSLKQADQTFQLLLKVTVDGGRQTTVQATSNLPLPQGTSLAITQPSAGNLAITVQQAIASSVAALTRIDTAQLPVGTLLQGKVLTSQILPQTPGQAAVFRSLVTLLNTAQSGSTLTIDSPQPLRIGTLLSALVEDAQTLKFLPMSSRQEQLAVSQQLVGQQSRQASLNGLLNALQNLPPADDSTSADLRAVVDKLLAGLPDVQQLSTAKGVALALANSGVFLEAKLLSGQNPTLAQDMKADLLKLIAQLTPGLPNSTSFNAIIAANTLAQALPSFVRNALGMLGQVSAKPVPSSFPLPERLLQSLDGEGDLEQLLRLAAAAVSRLQSHQLSSLEQTGVTDDGRLLSTWQLEIPMRNLQDIVPLQVKFQREEAPEREPQPNERRDEREPKQQLWRVDLAFDMEPLGPMQIQAQLIAGSLSSQLWAERPYTADLIENNLFALRQRLLDRGLNVGDIDCHLGTPPQGNQTRLEHRWVDETA